Proteins encoded together in one Chelonoidis abingdonii isolate Lonesome George chromosome 1, CheloAbing_2.0, whole genome shotgun sequence window:
- the FHIP1B gene encoding FHF complex subunit HOOK-interacting protein 1B produces MERMSWLSKLHPRAAGHRASRGASLQSPVTADPETCLMVFKNHWCQVLRVLEKQGPKPGPGTADDASAVRNNTYQMLTLLAEERAGAGMGAGPILQLVLAENLLERLLHWHLQRDGSEEQRAEQLKLYEMLISQSHQPLLRHPPVRRPLLHLLSLCAEPASPGLQTSLVLLLNQLCDCVAKDPALLELFFHRPTEQGPGDLLLFSLLVPFIHHEGPTGQQARDALLLLLAMAAGNCAVATYITDSSYFCPVLATGLSALYSSLPRKIEVRADDWHCLRREDWMGVPALVLFMNSLEFCNAVIQVAHPLVQKQLVDYVHNGFLVPVMGPALHKTAVEELMASTAYLELFLRSVSDPALLQTFLRFILLHQHDHSTILDTLVARIAANSRLCMVSLSLFRTLLNLNCEDVMLQLVLRYLIPCSHVMLSQRRAVKDLDIYGKTAAKFLSLIPRCCRTESLSTPDQEEHATWAKAHGSPTVDTSSVVTVPKPSTPSRLAFFMRQQSCSSESGSPAPRSPGLTTPSGSPCHRPARWEEVAELDGNYLEYLRDAQLSVEQCVLACRVWSAPYDGERPSPGPPGPTTPHTKKRGLPEEVGGAPGTPSSNEPRAGPPVPDVEDSAPLLNGAPGSEPSRPDRPDGDVAVKKVRWGHPSAGSEREQRGPKTQVENGSPTTLAPALAWEQPSVDSLIDELLAQVPGEPNGSSLSIESFSQELRELEAELQRGAGQSPAGPLSPGEQEEAEERFSERPAPLTSGGAPVHCWPPEPLAQLVSSPLRAAGQPPSQPFTGPFVAVLLAKLENMVQNSLYVNVLLTGLVARLACYPQPLLRSFLLNTNMVFQPSVKSLLQVLGSVKNKIENFAARQDDFPALLFKARKYLLARGQLDWADAPNAAPALRRSETLGRAGARGGGAATCIWPVLPPD; encoded by the exons ATGGAGAGGATGAGCTGGCTCAGCAAGCTGCACCCCCGGGCAGCAGGGCACCGAGCCAGCCGTGGCGCCAGCCTGCAGAGCCCCGTAACGGCTGACCCCGAGACCTGCCTCATGGTCTTCAAGAACCACTGGTGCCAG GTGCTGAGGGTCCTGGAGAAGCAGGGCCCCAAGCCGGGTCCGGGCACAGCGGACGACGCGAGCGCCGTGCGGAACAACACCTATCAGATGCTGACCCTGCTGGCAGAGGAGCGGGCGGGCGCTGGGATGGGCGCAGGGCCTATCCTGCAGCTGGTGCTGGCGGAGAACCTGCTCGAGCGCCTCCTGCACTGGCACCTGCAGCGGGATGGCAGCGAGGAGCAACGGGCGGAGCAGCTGAAGCTCTACGAGATGCTGATCAGCCAGAGCCACCAGCCCCTGCTGCGCCACCCTCCCGTGCGGCGCCCGctgctgcacctgctgagcctgtgcGCCGAGCCGGCCTCGCCCGGCCTGCAGAccagcctggtgctgctgctcAACCAGCTCTGCGACTGCGTGGCCAAGGACCCGGCGCTCCTGGAGCTCTTCTTCCACCGGCCCACGGAGCAGGGCCCCGGCGACCTGCTGCTCTTCTCCCTGCTCGTCCCCTTCATCCACCACGAGGGGCCCACCGGGCAGCAGGCCCGTgatgccctgctgctgctcctggccatgGCCGCCGGCAACTGCGCCGTGGCCACCTACATCACCGACAGCTCCTACTTCTGCCCG GTCCTCGCCACGGGCCTCAGTGCCCTCTACTCCTCGCTGCCCCGCAAGATCGAGGTTCGGGCGGACGACTGGCACTGCCTGCGCCGTGAGGACTGGATGGGGGTGCCCGCGCTCGTCCTCTTCATGAACTCGCTGGAGTTCTGCAACGCCGTCATCCAG gttgcccacccgCTGGTGCAGAAGCAGCTGGTGGATTACGTCCATAACGGCTTCCTGGTGCCTGTGATGGGCCCAGCCCTGCACAAG ACGGCGGTGGAGGAGCTGATGGCCAGCACGGCGTACCTGGAGCTGTTCCTGCGCAGCGTCAGCGACCCGGCCCTGCTCCAAACCTTCCTGCGCTTCATCCTGCTGCACCAGCATGACCACAGCACCATCCTCGACACGCTCGTCGCCCGCATCGCCGCCAACTCCCGG cTCTGCATGGTGTCTCTGAGTCTCTTCCGCACGTTGCTGAACCTGAACTGCGAGGACGTGATGCTGCAGCTGGTGCTCAG gtACCTGATCCCCTGCAGCCACGTCATGCTGAGCCAGAGGCGGGCAGTGAAGGACCTGGACATCTACGGCAAGACGGCCGCCAAGTTCCTGTCGCTGATCCCGCGCTGCTGCCGGACTGAGAGTCTGTCCACGCCCGACCAGGAGGAGCATGCCACCTGGGCCAAAG CCCACGGGAGCCCCACCGTGGACACCTCTTCCGTGGTCACGGTGCCTAagccctccaccccttcccgcctcGCCTTCTTCATGCgccagcagagctgcagctcgGAGTCGGGGAGCCCGGCGCCCCGCTCGCCCGGCCTGACCACGCCCAGCGGGAGCCCCTGCCACCGCCCGGCCAGGTGGGAGGAGGTGGCGGAGCTGGATGGGAACTACCTGGAGTACCTGCGGGACGCTCAGCTCAGCGTGGAGCAGTGTGTGCTGGCCTGCCGTGTCTGGTCAGCCCCCTACGACGGGGAACGGCCGAGCCCTGGCCCCCCCGgccccaccaccccacacacTAAGAAGAGGGGCCTGCCAGAGGAGGTGGGCGGGGCACCCGGGACTCCCAGCAGCAATGAGCCCCGCGCCGGCCCCCCCGTGCCCGATGTCGAGGACTCGGCGCCCCTCCTGAACGGGGCCCCCGGGTCGGAGCCGAGCCGGCCGGACAGGCCAGACGGTGATGTGGCAGTGAAGAAGGTGCGCTGGGGTCACCCCTCCGCCGGCTCGGAGCGGGAGCAGAGGGGGCCCAAGACCCAGGTGGAGAATGGCTCTCCCACCACCCTGGCCCCGGCCCTGGCCTGGGAGCAGCCGTCCGTGGACTCCCTGATCGACGAGCTGCTGGCCCAGGTGCCCGGCGAGCCCAACGGCTCTAGCTTGAGCATCGAGAGCTTCTCGCAGGAGCTgcgggagctggaggcagagctgcagagggGGGCTGGGCAGTCGCCCGCTGGGCCCCTCTCTccgggggagcaggaggaggctgAGGAGAGGTTCTCCGAGCGCCCGGCTCCGCTCACCTCGGGGGGGGCCCCAGTGCATTGCTGGCCGCCGGAGCCCCTGGCCCAGCTTGTCAGCAGCCCCCTGCGTGCTGCGGGGCAGCCGCCCAGCCAGCCCTTCACAG GTCCCTTCGTGGCCGTGCTGCTGGCGAAGCTGGAGAACATGGTGCAGAACTCGCTGTACGTGAACGTGCTGCTGACGGGGCTGGTGGCGCGACTCGCCTGctacccacagcccctgctccgcTCCTTCCTGCTCAACACCAACATGGTCTTCCAGCCCAGTGTCAAGTCCCTGCTGCAG GTCCTGGGCTCGGTGAAGAACAAGATCGAGAACTTCGCCGCCAGGCAGGACGACTTCCCCGCCCTGCTCTTCAAAGCCCGCAAGTACCTGCTCGCCCGCGGCCAGCTGGACTGGGCCGATGCCCCCAACGCCGCACCGGCCCTGCGCCGCTCCGAGACGTTGGGTAGGGCtggggcccggggggggggggctgccaccTGCATCTGGCCTGTTCTGCCCCCGGACTGA